AATTTACTCTTATCGACTTCTCCAAAAATATCAGAATCAATTAATGGTTTATATCGATAACTTTCTATTGGTGTAATATATTCTAAAAATTTCTCATCTATTTCTTCAATAAACCGACTAGGTTCGGCATCTACCAGTTTACCCCATCGATAACGAGATTGTGTATAGGTGAGATATGCTTGTTTTTCTGCTCGTGTTAATGCTACATAAAACAGGCGTCGTTCTTCCTCGAGTTCACTTCGGGTATTCATACTCATTCCTGATGGAAAAAGATCTTCTTCCATTCCTACGATATACACATATGGAAACTCTAGACCTTTAGCCAAATGAATAGTCATCAACGCTACTCTATCATCATCCCCTGTATCCTGATCCAGATCTGTGGCCAAAGCTACATCTTCCAAAAATTCTGCTAATGATCCTCTTACATCTGCTACTTCTTTCTGCCCTTCTACAAAATCACGTATACCATTAAGTAATTCTTCTATGTTTTCGATCCTGGCAATACCTTCTGGAGTACCATCTTTTTTTAGTTCTTGTAACAACCCTGTTTTTTTAGCCACCGTTTCGGCTAATACGAATGCATCAGAAGTCTCATTAGTGATTTGAAAACTTTTGATCATGTTAATAAAGTTTTCTAATCGAGTTTTAGTACCACTATTAATCTTTAAATTAATACGATCTAGATTTTCGATCACCTCAAAAATAGAACGATCATAGTGATTTGCCGCAACTATCAGTTTATCTACGGTTGTTGCACCAATTCCTCTGGCTGGATAATTTATTACTCGCTTTAAAGCTTCCTCATCTTTAGGATTAATCACTAATCGTAAATACGCTAATACATCTTTAATTTCCTTTCTTTGGTAAAAAGAAAGTCCCCCATAGATTCGATATTTTATGTCTCGCTTGCGTAACGCATCTTCTATAGCTCTGGATTGCGCATTGGTTCTGTACAATACTGCAAATTGCCCATTACCTAATTGATGTTGCATTTGGTTTTCAAAAATCGAACTTGCAACATATCGACCTTCATCTCCATCAGTTAATAATCGATTTACAATTATTTTAGGTCCGTCGTCATTAGCAGTCCAAACTACTTTATCCAGTTTGGTTTTGTTTTTATCTATAATAGAGTTTGCTGCTTCTACAATATTTTTAGTAGATCTATAATTTTGTTCTAATCGATATTGCTGTACATTATCATAATCTCTTTGGAAATTAAGAATATTATTAATATTCGCTCCACGGAAAGCATAAATACTCTGCGCATCATCTCCTACCACACAGATATTCTGAAACTTATCAGATAATGCTCTTACTATAAGATATTGAGAATGATTTGTATCCTGATACTCGTCTACCAAGATGTATCTAAATCGGTTTTGATATTTAGCAAGTACTTCGGGAAAACGGTTCAATAACTCATTCGTTTTTAATAAAAGGTCGTCAAAATCCATCGCACCAGCCTTAAAACAACGATCTACATAATGCTCATAAATCTCTCCTAATCTAGGTCGTTTTGCCATAGCATCAGCTTCTACCAGTTCTGCATTCTGAAAATATGCTTTTACAGTTATCAAACTGTTTTTATATGAAGAAATACGGGAGTATACCTGCTTATATTTATAGATATCCTTATCGAGTCCCATTTCTTTGATTATAGAAGCTACTAATCGTTGGGAATCCTGAGTATCATAAATTGTAAAATTAGACGGGTAGCCTAATTTATCAGCTTCAAACCTTAATATTTTTGCAAATATTGAATGAAACGTACCCATCCAAAGGTTTTTAGCCTCGCTTGAACCAACAATATTTGCGATACGCTTTTTCATTTCGCGGGCCGCTTTGTTGGTAAACGTTAAGGATAGTATATTAAAAGAATCTACCCCCTTA
This region of Aquimarina spinulae genomic DNA includes:
- a CDS encoding ATP-dependent helicase, whose translation is MEEYLAELNDAQRAPVLQIDGPMIVIAGAGSGKTRVLTYRIAYLMHKGVDSFNILSLTFTNKAAREMKKRIANIVGSSEAKNLWMGTFHSIFAKILRFEADKLGYPSNFTIYDTQDSQRLVASIIKEMGLDKDIYKYKQVYSRISSYKNSLITVKAYFQNAELVEADAMAKRPRLGEIYEHYVDRCFKAGAMDFDDLLLKTNELLNRFPEVLAKYQNRFRYILVDEYQDTNHSQYLIVRALSDKFQNICVVGDDAQSIYAFRGANINNILNFQRDYDNVQQYRLEQNYRSTKNIVEAANSIIDKNKTKLDKVVWTANDDGPKIIVNRLLTDGDEGRYVASSIFENQMQHQLGNGQFAVLYRTNAQSRAIEDALRKRDIKYRIYGGLSFYQRKEIKDVLAYLRLVINPKDEEALKRVINYPARGIGATTVDKLIVAANHYDRSIFEVIENLDRINLKINSGTKTRLENFINMIKSFQITNETSDAFVLAETVAKKTGLLQELKKDGTPEGIARIENIEELLNGIRDFVEGQKEVADVRGSLAEFLEDVALATDLDQDTGDDDRVALMTIHLAKGLEFPYVYIVGMEEDLFPSGMSMNTRSELEEERRLFYVALTRAEKQAYLTYTQSRYRWGKLVDAEPSRFIEEIDEKFLEYITPIESYRYKPLIDSDIFGEVDKSKLRLKKPVSGAPPLAHKPTEEQLRKLRKLRPTSSDTTDVSSNTNLFDEDLIPGTAVEHMRFGKGKIIKVEGVGQDKKAEIHFEKGGIKKLLLRFAKLKIL